One window of Staphylococcus chromogenes genomic DNA carries:
- a CDS encoding SH3 domain-containing protein, translated as MLTAIDYLTKKGWIISSDPRTYDNYPKNYGYRDYTENGINYDAFCGGYHRAFDLYTNETNDVPAVTSGTVVESNDYGNFGGTLVIKDANGNDWIYGHLQRGSLRFIVDDKVNQGDIVGLQGSSNYYDNPMSAHLHLQLRPKDAPKDEKSQVCSGLPMEKYDISNLNKKQDKSKNGSVKELKHIYSNHIKGNKITAPKPSIKGVVIHNDYGSMTPSQYLPWLYARENNGTHVNGWASVYANRNEVLWYHPTDYVEWHCGNQWANANLIGFEVCESYPGRISDALFLENEEATLKVVADVMKSYGLAVNRTTVRLHNEFFGTSCPHRSWEIHVGKNASYTTANINKMKDYFIKRIKHYYDGGALKVNKSETIKQEDVKQKVKQQEKKQVVTKTDWNKNKYGTWWKNEQATFKNGNEEIQVWTEGPFRIKGNEAGKLQPGTTINYDEVMLQDGHVWVGYDSFEGERLYLPVREWNGVAPPNHGLGELWGTIK; from the coding sequence ATGCTAACTGCTATTGATTATTTAACTAAAAAAGGTTGGATTATTTCATCTGATCCACGCACTTATGATAATTATCCTAAAAACTATGGATACCGCGATTACACTGAAAACGGGATTAATTACGATGCGTTCTGTGGTGGCTATCACCGTGCGTTTGATTTATATACGAATGAAACGAATGATGTGCCTGCAGTCACAAGTGGTACTGTGGTTGAATCTAATGACTACGGTAACTTCGGCGGTACTTTAGTAATTAAAGATGCTAACGGCAATGATTGGATATACGGTCACCTACAACGTGGTTCATTGCGATTTATTGTGGATGATAAAGTCAATCAAGGTGACATTGTAGGGCTGCAAGGTAGCAGTAACTATTATGACAATCCAATGTCTGCACACCTACATTTACAACTTAGACCAAAAGACGCGCCTAAAGATGAAAAGTCACAAGTGTGTAGTGGACTACCAATGGAAAAATACGACATTAGTAATTTAAATAAAAAACAAGATAAATCGAAGAATGGGAGCGTGAAAGAGTTGAAACATATCTATTCAAACCATATAAAGGGTAATAAGATTACAGCACCAAAACCAAGTATTAAAGGCGTAGTCATCCACAATGATTATGGTAGTATGACGCCTAGCCAATATTTGCCATGGTTATATGCACGTGAGAATAACGGGACACACGTTAACGGTTGGGCAAGTGTTTATGCAAATAGAAATGAAGTACTTTGGTATCACCCGACAGATTACGTAGAGTGGCATTGTGGTAATCAATGGGCAAATGCTAACTTAATCGGCTTTGAAGTGTGTGAAAGCTATCCAGGACGTATTTCAGATGCTTTATTTTTAGAGAACGAAGAAGCAACGTTAAAAGTTGTTGCAGATGTAATGAAATCTTATGGTTTAGCGGTAAACAGAACGACAGTAAGATTGCACAATGAATTCTTTGGCACTTCATGCCCGCATAGATCATGGGAAATACACGTCGGTAAAAATGCATCGTACACTACTGCAAATATTAATAAGATGAAAGATTACTTTATTAAACGTATTAAACATTACTATGATGGTGGAGCGTTAAAAGTAAATAAATCTGAAACAATCAAACAAGAAGATGTTAAACAAAAGGTTAAGCAGCAAGAGAAAAAGCAAGTTGTTACAAAAACTGATTGGAATAAGAATAAGTACGGTACATGGTGGAAGAATGAACAAGCCACATTTAAAAATGGAAATGAAGAAATTCAAGTTTGGACAGAAGGACCTTTTAGAATTAAAGGTAACGAAGCAGGAAAACTACAACCTGGCACAACTATCAATTATGATGAAGTAATGTTACAAGATGGTCACGTGTGGGTAGGTTATGATAGCTTTGAAGGAGAACGTCTGTATTTACCGGTCAGAGAATGGAACGGCGTTGCACCACCTAATCATGGTTTAGGTGAGTTGTGGGGAACAATTAAATAA
- a CDS encoding phage holin: MEDKVKQFIALIGGFLAAFYLALQASGISAEWINPQAVDAWINVLNTGVPLIMVSYGIWKNTFIVKKSARAQEEYLKEKGLK, encoded by the coding sequence ATGGAAGATAAAGTTAAACAATTCATTGCATTAATCGGTGGTTTTCTAGCCGCATTCTACCTTGCGTTACAAGCAAGTGGAATCAGTGCGGAATGGATTAATCCACAAGCGGTGGACGCATGGATAAATGTTTTAAACACGGGTGTACCTTTAATAATGGTAAGTTACGGTATTTGGAAAAATACATTTATCGTTAAAAAATCAGCGCGTGCGCAAGAAGAATATCTAAAAGAGAAAGGTTTGAAATAA
- a CDS encoding DUF2951 family protein has translation MESYQRETERRLSRLEENDDKIFDSLNEIKNTQHSQNLINQKMDFTLDSINREREIDKENKETNKKNIREMKMYVIGLVGTIVGSLIIAILRTLFGI, from the coding sequence TTGGAGTCTTATCAAAGAGAAACAGAACGTCGGCTTTCTCGTTTAGAAGAAAATGATGATAAAATTTTTGACTCCTTAAATGAAATCAAAAACACACAGCATAGTCAAAATCTTATCAATCAAAAAATGGATTTTACTTTAGATTCAATCAATAGAGAAAGAGAAATTGATAAAGAAAACAAAGAAACAAATAAAAAGAACATCCGCGAAATGAAGATGTATGTAATTGGCTTAGTGGGTACTATTGTAGGTTCATTAATCATCGCAATTTTACGCACATTATTTGGAATTTAA
- a CDS encoding phage tail spike protein — protein sequence MIHILNYDEEIIDFISRDDNVILSATQERNLNDNSETLEFSILSERAENVQKRNRVIIQDSNKKYREFIIERIEQDRTYTTVECVASYLEDIVKAKPVAPGKIEKKKPIEALEYVLESTGWTPSEFTDFSVDRTTSWTGYHNRYELLLQLRTTYSMKLDFYIEITGNQVEGRYVVLKEPEPLFKGKEIAYGKDLLTVKRTVDTSEVKTALIALGPEQDNGNRIQLEIKDDDAQDQFGLPEHYIWGIYEPESEDEDMTEQRLRTLATTELNKRKKQAVSYEVSSCDAREIYPQDEIALGDLVRIKDTDFTPPLYIEAEIIGEKYNLISGESDWTFGQYVEYKENDVKAFFRSKLSDIQQKLNDKFTNVNTIVADVVEGKLEYFERKIFKGGEPPDNPVNDMLWLDTRNPDVAVLRRYWEGQWINATAEKAEDIGAITREKALYSELTNTFVNLSIQHSKLLKEMHDVINSEYLVDFDLKEELNTELDATVSIFNNIKSNLESMTDETATIGKLIDTQTLFLNYRTAMQNLYNVVERVKVAIDERFKLLQSQYTEEKFRDALQVIADKFGLQVNSENQLVGEPNVVEKAVIASREDTKEQLRDYVKSVDYQTNQQGLIERMESADAERKTLAGQISDKVTKSEYQSGLDSIKIGGVNLFQSYDSATHGNNVHPSITSTQSFRGKYWATTLYTADYLKKVLVPGEEYTYSYELEIVGLSDYNIQYSAQHGIILYSQSVPKDRITTSYKLIERILNNKFKVTQTFVAPEIVDHRFMAYSGLYTPDGRLGTQRDSNLVEIRNLKLEKGNKATDYTEAPSDVTRSTDKKLSVAKTEILQDGEQISQRVSREVFNASSQTLNRVVSEFVNNTSDGMTFRYDDNGNIQSANIGPEGIKIDTSKFVINDGDVIVQNGITTIKDAYIDKLFSKRATIDYLKAIDIDLNRATVSGVKDGESTILSGGKIRSTGSFVRTFPEGSVTYEAFTESWNGVYRSGLISKTYGSRKLLDIERWLALTDKGITTQREIHSKSPDKRGARFIDFFAEETYSSDVYGQGMHIYSGQDLKIEAGYRLSFESSNSWYTQFLGGGVEVANDGASLVLKRQSAFNSQAGSGGQYISLQASDGAEHGHLGILSNNRHLSLKSSFGEVHLRGTQTKALNSDGTSLATITASDFDLSGVGRIVFEGGDTYLQGQTGVRFTRYKSNTFVTAQAKDFVKASSRALKTNIKDLKNGLATIKELKPVSYDYISDLQEGNTSGDIGFISEDSPSISVDDGKAISVQKIATWAILGIQELIKENEALNNQIKDLKDKFDVMTNNWKELNNERTS from the coding sequence ATGATTCACATTTTAAATTATGATGAAGAGATTATAGATTTTATAAGTCGAGATGATAATGTAATTTTAAGTGCGACACAAGAAAGAAATCTTAATGATAATTCAGAAACGCTTGAATTCAGTATTTTGTCAGAACGTGCTGAAAATGTACAAAAACGTAATAGAGTTATTATCCAAGATAGCAATAAAAAATACCGAGAATTCATCATTGAAAGAATAGAACAAGATAGAACATACACTACAGTAGAGTGTGTTGCATCCTATTTAGAAGACATCGTTAAAGCTAAACCTGTTGCGCCCGGTAAAATAGAAAAGAAAAAACCTATTGAGGCATTAGAATATGTGTTAGAAAGTACAGGCTGGACACCTTCTGAATTTACTGATTTCAGTGTAGATAGGACTACATCTTGGACTGGATATCATAATAGGTATGAACTTTTATTACAGTTACGTACAACTTATTCAATGAAGTTAGACTTTTATATAGAAATAACCGGAAATCAAGTCGAAGGTAGATATGTTGTTTTGAAAGAGCCTGAACCCCTATTTAAAGGAAAAGAAATTGCCTATGGTAAAGACTTGTTGACGGTGAAACGAACTGTCGATACATCTGAAGTTAAAACGGCGTTAATTGCTTTAGGACCAGAACAAGATAACGGCAATCGTATTCAATTAGAAATTAAAGATGATGATGCTCAAGATCAATTTGGCTTACCCGAACATTATATTTGGGGTATATACGAACCTGAATCTGAAGATGAGGATATGACCGAACAACGCTTACGTACTTTAGCTACAACTGAACTTAACAAACGAAAAAAACAAGCCGTATCTTACGAAGTATCAAGTTGTGATGCGCGTGAGATATACCCGCAAGATGAAATAGCACTCGGAGATTTGGTTAGAATTAAAGATACAGACTTTACACCTCCATTATATATAGAGGCTGAAATAATCGGAGAAAAATACAATCTTATTAGTGGTGAAAGTGATTGGACTTTCGGGCAATATGTTGAATATAAAGAAAATGATGTAAAAGCTTTCTTCCGTAGTAAATTATCAGACATCCAACAAAAATTGAATGATAAGTTTACAAATGTGAATACTATTGTTGCAGATGTGGTTGAAGGTAAGCTTGAATATTTTGAACGCAAGATATTCAAGGGGGGTGAACCTCCTGATAACCCGGTTAACGATATGTTATGGCTAGATACACGTAATCCTGATGTGGCAGTGTTGCGACGTTACTGGGAGGGGCAATGGATTAATGCGACGGCAGAAAAAGCTGAAGATATTGGTGCTATTACTCGTGAAAAAGCACTATATAGCGAGTTAACTAATACTTTCGTTAACCTATCCATTCAACATAGTAAATTGTTGAAGGAAATGCACGATGTCATCAACAGTGAGTATTTAGTGGACTTTGATTTAAAAGAAGAATTAAATACCGAACTTGATGCAACAGTCTCTATTTTTAATAACATCAAAAGTAATCTTGAAAGCATGACTGATGAAACTGCTACTATAGGTAAGTTAATCGATACACAAACGTTATTCTTAAATTATCGAACGGCAATGCAGAATCTATACAATGTGGTTGAACGTGTAAAGGTAGCCATCGATGAACGATTTAAATTGTTACAGTCACAGTATACTGAAGAAAAATTTAGAGACGCATTGCAAGTAATTGCAGATAAATTCGGCCTACAAGTAAATAGTGAGAATCAACTTGTAGGTGAACCGAATGTAGTTGAAAAAGCGGTTATTGCATCACGTGAAGATACGAAAGAACAACTTAGGGATTACGTTAAATCAGTCGATTATCAAACAAATCAACAAGGCTTAATTGAACGTATGGAATCGGCAGATGCAGAACGTAAGACACTTGCCGGTCAAATTAGTGATAAAGTCACTAAATCAGAATATCAAAGTGGCTTAGATAGTATTAAAATCGGTGGCGTAAACTTATTTCAATCATATGACAGTGCAACACATGGTAATAATGTGCATCCATCTATTACGTCCACACAATCATTTAGAGGCAAGTATTGGGCGACAACGTTATACACTGCAGATTATCTAAAAAAAGTGTTAGTACCCGGTGAAGAATACACGTATTCTTATGAATTAGAAATTGTCGGTTTATCTGATTACAACATTCAATACTCAGCACAACATGGCATTATCCTTTATAGTCAATCAGTTCCGAAAGATCGTATCACAACTAGCTATAAATTAATTGAACGGATATTAAACAATAAATTTAAAGTGACACAAACATTTGTTGCGCCTGAAATTGTTGACCACAGATTTATGGCGTATTCGGGATTATATACACCTGATGGACGACTAGGCACGCAACGTGATTCGAATTTAGTTGAAATACGTAATTTAAAGCTTGAAAAAGGTAACAAAGCTACCGATTATACGGAAGCGCCATCTGATGTGACACGTAGTACTGACAAAAAGTTGTCTGTTGCAAAAACTGAAATCTTACAAGACGGCGAACAAATATCGCAACGTGTATCACGTGAGGTGTTTAACGCAAGTAGTCAAACCTTAAATCGTGTTGTATCAGAATTTGTAAATAATACATCTGACGGTATGACATTTAGATATGATGATAACGGTAATATTCAATCAGCGAATATTGGCCCTGAGGGGATTAAAATTGATACCTCAAAATTCGTTATTAATGACGGTGATGTTATCGTTCAAAATGGCATAACCACAATTAAAGACGCTTATATCGATAAGTTGTTCAGTAAGCGAGCAACAATCGATTATCTTAAAGCGATTGATATTGATTTGAACCGAGCAACTGTAAGTGGCGTTAAAGATGGGGAATCAACGATTTTAAGTGGTGGAAAAATACGTTCGACCGGTTCATTCGTACGTACGTTTCCGGAAGGGAGTGTTACTTATGAGGCTTTCACGGAATCATGGAATGGTGTATATCGCTCTGGATTAATTTCTAAAACTTACGGAAGTAGAAAGTTGTTGGACATAGAAAGATGGTTAGCGTTAACAGATAAGGGGATTACAACGCAGCGTGAGATTCATTCAAAGTCTCCCGACAAACGTGGCGCTAGATTCATTGATTTCTTTGCTGAAGAAACATATAGTAGTGATGTTTATGGTCAGGGTATGCACATCTATTCAGGTCAGGATTTAAAGATTGAGGCAGGTTATCGTTTATCTTTTGAGTCATCTAATTCTTGGTACACTCAATTTCTAGGCGGTGGCGTGGAGGTCGCTAATGATGGCGCTAGCTTAGTTTTAAAACGTCAAAGTGCTTTTAATAGTCAAGCTGGTTCAGGTGGTCAATATATTAGTTTGCAAGCATCTGATGGCGCAGAGCATGGTCATTTAGGTATTCTTTCCAACAATAGACATCTGAGCTTAAAATCGTCTTTTGGAGAAGTGCATTTGAGAGGTACTCAAACGAAAGCACTTAATTCTGACGGTACATCACTTGCTACTATTACAGCATCTGACTTTGATTTGTCGGGCGTTGGTCGTATTGTTTTCGAAGGTGGAGACACCTATTTACAAGGTCAAACAGGAGTGAGGTTCACAAGATATAAATCGAACACTTTTGTAACAGCTCAAGCTAAAGATTTTGTGAAAGCGTCATCCCGTGCCTTAAAAACTAATATAAAAGATTTGAAAAACGGCTTAGCTACTATCAAAGAATTAAAGCCCGTTAGTTATGATTATATTTCAGATTTACAAGAAGGTAATACAAGTGGTGATATAGGATTTATTTCTGAAGATAGCCCTTCAATATCTGTTGATGACGGAAAGGCAATTAGCGTTCAAAAAATAGCTACATGGGCTATTTTAGGGATACAAGAACTTATTAAAGAAAATGAAGCGCTGAATAACCAAATTAAAGATTTGAAAGATAAATTTGATGTTATGACTAATAATTGGAAGGAGCTTAATAATGAACGAACAAGTTAA
- a CDS encoding phage distal tail protein yields the protein MNDTVIVNDKTLPWLFIERGFKIPSFNFEVKTEEVPGRSGSVYQGRELKQYEFELPMIIHNDYLSHSGIKSHDDILNELVKFFNYDKQVKLQFKSKEWYWNAYFEGPIELLSKTENHINVVNLKVVLTDPYKYSTEGSKNTAISDSVSVVNTGTADTPIIVEARALKDVPYFMIAKNDEEYFMIGEDDTNKTVENLSPTVLTDELTSFNGWNTVGSGTQLVDNIVGGTVSGSFKIWDNGESFAIKDAGTGVGYHGPASKKTFDRSVQDFNLIVKMYVNQRTISAGKAFSYVYDESNKLQFVIGFINQYKSKNESKVVVYAYNDLEEPKLIYEHKTHYSIKKFKAMAVYIQVIRTGKQFFIKSWKYDEPSKDKRSTPLDVNSSKYVDRGEMFQKKIRHITLFLGAYADYQEYLEINWLGVYLYEKLPKKKGVADYIIKRGDLVYVDTQSHSITIEGMPALDLKDFGSDFFKVKPGHTELVVHPFNSFDTTVKWQDRYF from the coding sequence ATGAACGATACAGTAATAGTAAATGATAAAACGCTTCCGTGGTTATTTATTGAAAGAGGGTTTAAAATACCCTCTTTTAATTTTGAGGTAAAAACTGAAGAAGTGCCCGGTAGAAGTGGTTCAGTTTATCAAGGGCGAGAGTTGAAACAATACGAATTTGAATTACCAATGATCATCCATAATGACTATTTATCACATAGTGGTATAAAGTCACATGATGACATATTGAATGAGTTGGTTAAATTCTTTAACTACGATAAACAAGTTAAACTTCAATTTAAATCAAAAGAATGGTACTGGAACGCATATTTTGAAGGTCCAATCGAATTGTTAAGTAAAACTGAAAACCATATCAATGTGGTTAATTTGAAAGTCGTGTTAACTGACCCTTATAAGTATTCAACTGAAGGTAGCAAGAATACCGCAATTAGTGATTCAGTAAGTGTGGTTAATACAGGTACGGCAGACACACCAATAATTGTTGAGGCAAGGGCGTTAAAAGATGTACCGTATTTTATGATTGCTAAAAATGATGAAGAGTATTTTATGATAGGCGAAGATGATACTAATAAAACTGTAGAAAATTTATCGCCTACAGTTTTGACCGACGAATTAACAAGCTTCAATGGATGGAATACAGTTGGTTCTGGCACTCAATTGGTAGATAACATTGTTGGTGGTACGGTCTCGGGTAGTTTTAAAATCTGGGATAATGGCGAAAGCTTTGCTATAAAGGATGCTGGGACGGGTGTTGGTTATCATGGTCCGGCATCTAAAAAGACTTTTGATAGAAGCGTGCAAGATTTTAATTTAATAGTTAAGATGTATGTTAATCAAAGGACTATTAGTGCAGGCAAAGCCTTTAGTTATGTATACGATGAAAGTAATAAATTACAGTTTGTTATAGGTTTTATTAATCAATATAAATCTAAGAACGAAAGCAAAGTTGTTGTTTATGCATACAACGATTTAGAAGAACCAAAATTGATTTACGAGCATAAAACACACTATAGTATAAAGAAATTTAAAGCTATGGCAGTATATATTCAAGTTATTAGAACTGGGAAGCAATTTTTTATAAAATCTTGGAAATACGATGAACCATCTAAAGACAAACGCTCTACGCCTTTAGATGTTAATAGTTCGAAATACGTTGACCGTGGGGAAATGTTCCAAAAGAAAATCAGACACATAACTTTATTCTTAGGTGCTTATGCGGATTATCAAGAGTACTTAGAAATTAATTGGTTAGGTGTTTATTTGTACGAAAAGCTGCCTAAGAAAAAAGGTGTAGCAGATTATATTATAAAACGTGGTGATTTAGTGTATGTAGATACACAATCACATTCTATTACAATTGAAGGAATGCCCGCTTTAGATTTAAAAGATTTTGGAAGTGATTTTTTTAAAGTAAAGCCAGGGCATACTGAACTTGTTGTCCACCCTTTCAACAGCTTTGATACCACAGTGAAATGGCAAGACAGATACTTCTAG